In a single window of the Pseudodesulfovibrio profundus genome:
- a CDS encoding asparagine synthase-related protein, with protein MTESEEIQNHKSLYDSLVEIIKDRFDTTTLGVVALSGGVDSALVAHAAHAALGDRCLAVTMQSEFTTPRDFTRAVEISELIGIEHHPLIMRMLEDENVRRNDSERCFHCKRAIFRMMRFEYGDHCLFMDGTNADDDPERPGRKALREFGVFSPLEKAGLTKKKVRQLARFVGLPNWDTPSESCLATRLPVGTPLDAEGVERVRLMENFFHERGVDTLRAYHDNLMATVTFKPEYADIMEKNRDNFMALITRLGLRSFTYKIWNEPDAD; from the coding sequence ATGACGGAAAGTGAAGAGATTCAGAATCACAAATCCTTGTATGACTCGCTCGTCGAGATAATAAAGGATCGTTTCGACACGACGACATTGGGAGTTGTCGCTCTATCCGGTGGAGTAGATAGCGCTCTTGTGGCTCACGCCGCTCATGCTGCCCTGGGAGACAGGTGTTTGGCTGTAACGATGCAAAGTGAATTTACGACGCCACGGGATTTTACCAGAGCCGTTGAGATATCTGAGCTTATAGGGATAGAACATCATCCGCTGATCATGCGCATGCTGGAAGATGAGAATGTCCGTCGAAATGACAGTGAACGATGCTTTCATTGCAAACGTGCCATTTTTAGGATGATGCGATTCGAGTATGGTGATCACTGCTTGTTTATGGATGGCACCAATGCGGATGATGATCCGGAGCGTCCGGGACGCAAGGCACTACGCGAGTTTGGTGTTTTTTCTCCGCTGGAAAAAGCGGGTTTGACGAAAAAAAAAGTGCGTCAGTTAGCTCGGTTTGTGGGACTGCCAAATTGGGATACACCATCGGAAAGCTGCCTTGCCACCAGATTGCCTGTGGGCACACCATTGGATGCAGAGGGGGTGGAGCGGGTGCGCTTGATGGAGAATTTCTTTCATGAGCGTGGGGTCGACACCTTACGTGCGTACCATGACAATCTGATGGCAACCGTGACTTTTAAGCCAGAGTACGCTGATATTATGGAGAAAAACCGTGATAATTTCATGGCGCTGATCACCAGATTGGGATTGCGCTCATTCACCTACAAAATTTGGAATGAACCTGACGCTGATTGA
- the larC gene encoding nickel pincer cofactor biosynthesis protein LarC yields the protein MDIRITRIEMGSMYTIYLDCSTGVSGDMLLAALTHAVCEVEQSSDLAVLEKALTPLNIEGYQLEWSQKNIAGIMTNHVDVIQTKDQPLRTYSDLATLIDGCGLKGRAAGWAHDALRMLGEAEAKVHGVDLERVHFHEIGAVDTIVDIVGTVVLLDRLSAGKVVVSPVDLGSGFIECAHGKMPVPAPACAELAKGLVTFGSPCGMERSTPTGLALLRAVVERCGSMPMGTVKGVGYGSGGRSSDEQPTYVRAFVLQEIEVELPERAPNDA from the coding sequence GTGGATATAAGGATTACGAGAATCGAAATGGGATCTATGTATACAATATATTTGGACTGTTCTACTGGAGTAAGTGGCGATATGTTGCTTGCGGCGCTGACTCATGCTGTGTGTGAGGTGGAGCAGAGTAGTGATCTGGCGGTGCTTGAAAAGGCGCTCACTCCCCTTAACATAGAAGGGTATCAACTGGAGTGGTCGCAAAAAAACATAGCTGGGATCATGACGAATCATGTCGATGTCATTCAAACCAAGGATCAACCGCTCAGGACTTATTCGGATTTGGCCACACTGATTGATGGTTGTGGTTTGAAAGGACGTGCTGCCGGATGGGCTCATGACGCCTTGCGAATGCTTGGAGAGGCAGAAGCCAAGGTTCATGGCGTTGATCTGGAAAGAGTGCATTTTCATGAAATAGGTGCTGTAGATACCATTGTGGATATTGTGGGAACCGTTGTGCTTCTTGATCGTCTTTCTGCTGGGAAGGTGGTTGTTTCACCGGTAGATCTCGGGTCCGGTTTCATTGAGTGTGCGCACGGAAAAATGCCAGTTCCTGCGCCTGCTTGTGCTGAACTTGCCAAGGGGTTGGTTACCTTTGGATCTCCGTGTGGCATGGAGCGTTCAACGCCCACCGGTCTGGCTTTGCTGCGAGCCGTTGTTGAGCGTTGCGGTTCAATGCCGATGGGAACGGTGAAAGGGGTAGGTTACGGATCTGGTGGCCGTTCCTCTGATGAGCAGCCTACATATGTAAGGGCGTTTGTATTGCAGGAAATTGAAGTAGAGCTGCCTGAGAGGGCCCCAAATGATGCGTGA
- a CDS encoding DUF3431 domain-containing protein, producing the protein MRDQVHVIIAKYTENISWCDELGYEYTVYDKSPHPLPNAINLENIGRESHTYLTHIVRNYDSLNPVNVFLQGNPFDHLSDQGSASVVDLQKAIEEVVDRRIPFKGFAWFKLRCDRLGRPHDLKEEKNRGRWAGWGKDIPLGDVFEQLFPADFPNQLVVRAPAGVFAVTGERIRTRPKAFYEYALSLLEADPEDSNNTGHAFERLWQHIFNGNTAWNRSAYPSQIKA; encoded by the coding sequence ATGCGTGATCAGGTTCATGTGATCATAGCAAAGTACACTGAGAATATCAGTTGGTGCGATGAGTTGGGCTATGAGTACACTGTGTATGACAAGAGCCCGCATCCTCTACCGAATGCTATTAATTTGGAGAATATAGGCAGAGAAAGTCACACCTATTTGACCCATATAGTCCGTAATTATGACTCCCTGAACCCTGTGAATGTTTTTTTGCAGGGAAATCCTTTTGATCATTTGAGCGATCAGGGGAGTGCCTCTGTTGTGGATTTGCAGAAAGCCATTGAGGAAGTGGTGGATCGCCGTATACCGTTCAAGGGTTTTGCCTGGTTCAAGCTGCGATGCGACCGTCTAGGCCGTCCGCATGACTTGAAAGAAGAAAAAAACCGTGGGCGTTGGGCTGGTTGGGGAAAAGATATCCCGCTGGGTGATGTGTTTGAACAGCTCTTTCCTGCCGATTTCCCGAACCAACTGGTGGTGCGTGCTCCTGCCGGGGTCTTTGCTGTGACCGGCGAGCGTATTCGTACCAGGCCCAAAGCGTTTTATGAATATGCCTTGAGCCTGCTTGAAGCCGATCCCGAAGACAGCAATAATACCGGGCACGCTTTCGAGCGGCTGTGGCAGCACATTTTCAATGGCAATACAGCTTGGAACAGATCAGCGTATCCCAGTCAGATCAAAGCGTAA
- a CDS encoding ABC transporter permease: MNMPLNLRIAISSLKAHKWRAILAMLGVFLGALAFTGVQHVSEIMVRQAEIETEKLGPNLYVVMAGKTRFRRSGSVRVTQDSQNFTLADADAIMKGVPSVLDGTPFVNATMQLRGNGTAVTAKIMATWPNFEEIRSFNADIGRFFNWQEVDERSKVCVLGRKIAERLFGDPQKAVGEIVYLFRASFRVIGVMESKGRDVSGEDQDEYMFMPVTTYMRRAANQDWINGVFLRLSKEASLEIVSESAKSIMRHRHNIRPGQDDDFSTLSPRDAVRLQRQALDLMSTLGGITSTISFGVGGMGILSIMILVVRSRRVEIGIRRAVGGKRRDIVPQFLFESGLMASIGGVLGVCVTVVLVVVGCKIAGLPIIIDPGSLLLTMVGSCVLGIAAGAYPAWQAANIEILDVLKR; this comes from the coding sequence ATGAATATGCCGTTAAATCTGCGTATAGCGATCTCATCGCTCAAGGCTCACAAGTGGCGCGCTATCCTGGCCATGCTTGGTGTCTTTCTGGGTGCACTCGCATTCACAGGTGTGCAGCATGTTTCGGAAATCATGGTCCGGCAGGCAGAGATCGAAACCGAAAAGCTCGGCCCGAACCTGTATGTCGTCATGGCAGGCAAGACGCGTTTCAGGCGAAGTGGCAGTGTGCGCGTAACGCAGGATTCGCAGAATTTTACCCTGGCTGATGCCGATGCAATCATGAAAGGCGTGCCTTCTGTTCTGGATGGAACCCCCTTCGTCAATGCCACCATGCAACTGCGCGGCAATGGGACGGCTGTAACTGCCAAGATCATGGCTACCTGGCCGAATTTTGAAGAAATACGTAGCTTTAATGCGGATATAGGGCGGTTTTTCAATTGGCAGGAGGTGGACGAGCGATCCAAGGTCTGCGTGCTGGGTCGCAAGATTGCCGAGCGATTGTTTGGTGATCCGCAAAAAGCCGTAGGCGAGATTGTTTATCTCTTTCGTGCGAGTTTTCGAGTCATCGGCGTAATGGAAAGCAAGGGAAGGGATGTGTCAGGTGAAGACCAGGATGAATACATGTTCATGCCGGTCACGACCTATATGCGGCGTGCTGCCAACCAGGACTGGATCAACGGTGTTTTCCTTCGGCTCTCAAAGGAGGCCAGTCTGGAGATCGTATCCGAATCAGCCAAGTCCATCATGCGTCATCGCCACAATATCCGACCGGGTCAGGATGACGATTTCAGCACCCTGTCTCCTCGTGATGCCGTACGCCTGCAACGGCAGGCCCTGGACCTGATGTCGACACTGGGGGGCATCACTTCCACCATTTCCTTTGGTGTTGGCGGCATGGGTATCCTTTCCATCATGATTCTGGTGGTTCGATCTCGAAGGGTGGAGATCGGAATCCGGCGTGCCGTTGGCGGGAAGCGGCGTGACATTGTGCCCCAATTTCTCTTTGAATCCGGCCTGATGGCCTCCATCGGCGGTGTGTTGGGAGTGTGTGTCACCGTGGTGCTTGTGGTTGTCGGTTGTAAGATCGCGGGGTTACCAATTATCATCGATCCGGGCAGTCTGCTGCTGACCATGGTCGGTTCATGCGTGTTAGGTATTGCAGCGGGGGCGTATCCTGCCTGGCAGGCCGCCAATATCGAGATTCTTGACGTGTTGAAGCGATAA
- a CDS encoding TetR/AcrR family transcriptional regulator has translation MNDNVCPENARQAIMDAAAECFSKKTVRRTTYADIAAISGCDARQIKKEFKTKNQLALTIQARDMKRMKQAYLSSMPDATPDKVIKYILRTRLNFVADNHERMYLFFREGLSGHQPWSKLLDKVIWDLSIELLTLIHKGVRDGLFRQSMDENIITRSILSHYLTGVVVIGLRSEEFDADGVWDFIEPQIDMLFECITT, from the coding sequence ATGAATGACAATGTATGCCCGGAGAACGCCCGTCAAGCCATCATGGATGCTGCGGCTGAGTGTTTCAGCAAAAAAACGGTACGCCGGACTACGTATGCGGATATCGCAGCCATATCGGGTTGTGATGCTCGACAAATTAAGAAAGAGTTCAAGACAAAGAATCAGTTGGCTCTGACCATACAGGCTCGGGACATGAAACGGATGAAGCAGGCCTACTTATCCAGTATGCCCGATGCCACGCCCGACAAGGTCATCAAGTACATATTGCGCACAAGGCTCAATTTTGTGGCGGACAATCATGAGCGGATGTACCTCTTCTTTCGTGAAGGACTCTCTGGGCACCAACCCTGGTCCAAGTTGCTGGACAAGGTAATCTGGGATCTGTCCATCGAGCTGCTGACTTTGATCCATAAAGGGGTCAGGGACGGGCTTTTCAGGCAGTCCATGGATGAGAACATCATAACTCGATCGATTCTTTCCCACTATCTTACGGGTGTTGTCGTGATCGGCTTGCGATCGGAGGAATTTGACGCTGATGGAGTCTGGGACTTTATCGAGCCACAAATCGACATGCTTTTTGAATGCATAACAACCTGA